In Zingiber officinale cultivar Zhangliang chromosome 3A, Zo_v1.1, whole genome shotgun sequence, the DNA window TGTTTGAATCGATTAGGCTGAtcgcctaatcgattgggaggttttCACGAAATACAGTAAGACTtggaatcgattggctaatcaattAGGGAAATTGATTGGACACTGTTTTCTTCATGAATAGAAAGTCTGGAATCAATTAGGGCAATCAATTTGGCAGGGATCAAtcaattaggctaatcgattatgAGCTATTTTCCGAAGAATAGTAGGGCTTGGAATTGATTGGTAAATCGATTACCCTAATGTCAATTGATTAAGGCAATCGATTAAGAGATTTTCTTCACGAGAGAACAGAAAGTCTTGGAATCGATTGGATAATCGATTATAGACTAATTGATTAGTATAACTCATCAATCAATTAAACTTTCAAAAAGAGTCATTCTGCCTGTTTGAATGGTCGAATTGTGACATGACAATCAATTGGTAAGTAAGGTTAATCGATTATTAGGCGGAAATCACTTCGAACAACAACCATGTAAAGAGGAGTTCGTGAAGATTTCCATACGCCAGTTATTGGGAAGTTACGTTGAGGAAGAAGTGTTACTGCATTTTCAACCAAACAAGATGTAATTCTAAGCAACTATAGAAACCACTCAAAACAAGATTCATGTAAAGTTGTATATTCATTGTATTTgatttcatttcttattatatttCTTATGCTCAAGATTGTATAACGTTTTTTCATCTCTGGAAAGTTTCTAAGAAGGAGAGAGTTTATAGTGGATGAGATCATGAGAACTatatccttagattagtcacttaaagaagatgaaaatcaaataaattgaaCATGTTAACACTGCTTCGAATTTTATActataaatcatatttaaaaGAAGCGAgaatatatatgtgtatgtatgtatatgggtcttaaatatttatttttttaaaaaatacatataaTAACTCCATATAGTCTAGAAAACAATTCAGTCCAtacatattttaaatttataatttgtttttaaaaatttatgataGAAGTTATATcacatatttatatattaatttttgattaaaaaaCTATTATACGATTTCAATTGTTGCGATGATTGAGGGTGAAAAACAAAATATGTTGGGTGAAGTTATCATGCACTTCATACAGCTATTAGCCTGTCCTCACCGTCCCCGCAGTGCCGTCCCTCGCTCGCCCTTTATTACTAAACGGCCTGTTCTTTCAGCACTCATACTCACGCCATTAGTGGAAGAGAAGAGACAcggagagagaaagaagaagagatcGACGCAATCAATGGCTTCCCCTAAACCAGTTTTGCTGGCTGCCATCGCCCTTGCCCTCCTGGCCACCTGCATCGCCCAGTCACCCGCCGCCTCCCCAACGGCATCGCCACCCACCCCTACCGCCACCCCTCCCCCCGCTTCCTCTCCTCCTCCCGCCGCCACACCGCCCCCGGCCACTCCTCCTCCCGTCGCCACTCCTCCCCCCGTAGCCACTCCTCCTCCCGTCGCCACTCCGCCCCCCGTAGCCACTCCGCCACCCGCTACCCCTCCTCCTATGGCCACTCCGCCGCCCGCCACCCCACCCACTGCGGCGCCTCCTCCCTCGCTCCTTCCGCCCTCCAACTCCCCTGCTCCTGCCACAGCGCCACCCACTCCTTCTCCGTCAGCGTCGCCTGGTACCTCCCCCCCGTCCCCGAGCTCTTCGCCTAGTCCTACTGCTCCAGCTTCAGTACCGAGCCCCAGTACCAGTCCGTCCGACAACGGTAACTCAGGAGTCGTGCACGACGTCAGCATTGGGCTTGTGGCTCTGTTCGGGGCAGTTGCATTGCTTCTGTAGGGAGATTAgtctgagagagagagagagagagagagagagagagaggagggagagagagagagcgctGTTTATTATTGGTTTAATTTGATTTTCGATCTTTCTTTTGGTTGAAGCATTCTATGTATTATCTGCTGTAATAACTCTACATTTCTGTTCTTTCCACTTTACTCTATTTTTTAGTGATGCATTTTTCTTATTATCAGATCGATCTGTCTTTGTGTTCCCTCTTTGCTCTGTTCTTTTGAAGCCTGATCTACCACCCACTCAAACATCCACCCCAACGCAACTCGAGAATTAActgattataaattaattaaaatgtttGTTGTCACCAACAAAGAACAGTAGTACAGTAGATGAAATTCCAAGTTAATTGAAAAGACTCCAATAATCCAGGTTTCAAGATCTAAAAATTGCATCTTGGCAGAAGAGGCATGAAGCTGAGCAGCAGCAACCTCGATCACTGGTTTACAGCTAAGAATGCGATACAAACCTCCAATGATCTGAACAAGATCCTCGAGCAGCACCACAGGATGGTACGATCGATCCATGAGTACTGCAAAAGCAAGCATGGACTGCGAAATGCTACCTCACAAACAAAAAAGAAAACGACATGAAGGAAACAGAGACATTATTAGAGGTCACATGGGGGGATGTATTGGCATATTTTTACTCCCTCCGATGGGGCATGACAGGCTGGGCTGGCCTAGCTCACAGCTGCAGCAGGCTCTTACATGCCTTACCGCTAGGCCTACTGAGTCAgtcatggtggtggtggccgttATCATCTGATATATCGCTGCACTAGACGAGCTAATCATTCTTCTTTGAAAGATAAGAGGTTCAAGGATGACCATGTGGATTCCTTACTTCAAGTTAAATTGgtgttattgtgatttttattctTGGACCATAATTGACGGGCTGATCTATCTAAGACTATAAACGAAGTGAGCTATCGGTGAGTTGACATGAATATTAACTTTGTTATCGATCACCTTAGTACAACAAGGATTTATAGAGAAATTTATTGGAGTTTAGAGAGGGATAAATAAAAACGAGAGGATTAGAATAAtgcactacaaaaaaacataactttggggacaaaagtttggaacgaaaataattcgtcccaaaattgggacaaatttagggtcgaaaataaatttcgacccaaataaccaacaaaatttgcaacaaataaatttcgtttcaagtttgcaacataaaaaaaattcgttgctaaattcgtccccaaatctggaacgaattaaaaatttgtcgcaaatttagggacaaatcctggattcgtcccagatttgggaacGAAtcgagaattcgtcccaaattttgggacgaatccaggatttgttccaaattctgggacgaatccaggattcgtcccaaaactgaaaatatttttaaaaaataaaatcaaacacctaaggcctaaatatggacctaaagacatcggaatttgatgaaacaagtttctatgtgtccgtatcattgagctgatcgtaaatacgtttttattcataatttttaattaatattttcagtgatttgaattttttaacaccaaattaggtcaaatttgggtttaaaaattccaaaaatatatatatttggtaaaaaatatttttattgatagatttacgtttaggataaagatacgagcacatagaaacttgtttcatcaaattccgatgtctctaggtccgtatttaaggcgtccaattttgtttatttttttttaataaataaatttttgggacgaatctctggattcgtcccaaactttgggacgaattcctggattcgtcccaaaatttgggacgaatccagtattcgtcccaaaactgaaaatatttttaaaaaataaaatcaaacacctaaggcctaaatatggacctagaaacatcgaaatttgatgaaacaagtttctatgtgtccgtatcgttgagctgatcgtaaatacgtcatcatccataatttttaattaatattttcagtgatttgaatttttaacacccaattaggtcaaattgggattaaaaaattctaaaaataaatatatttggtcaaaaatatttttatttatgtatttacaatcaaggcaacgatacgaacgtatagaaacttgtttcatcaaattctaatgtctctaggtatatattttttaaaacatatatagattGATAATAACTAAAAATGTGTTATGTAGTGAAcatttgtaaattagtgtccgaaagcttaaatatggacctagagacattggaatttgatgaaacaagtttctatgcatccgtatcattgagctgatcgtaaatacgtcatcatccataatttgtaattaatattttcagtgatttgaatttttaacaccaaattaggtcaaattgggattaaaaaattccaaaaatatatatatttggtaaaaaaatatttttattgatagatttacgatcaggataaagatacgagcacataaaaacttgtttcatcaaattccgatgtctctaggtccgtatttaaggcgtccaattttgtttgttttttttaataaataaatttttgggacgaaatcctggattcgtcccaaaatttgggacgaatcaaggattcgtcccaaaactgaaaatatttttaaaaaataaaatcaaacacctaaggcttaaatatgaacctagagacatcggaatttaatgaaacaagtttctatgcgtccgtatcattgagctgattgtaaatacgtcatcatccataatttttaattaatatttttattgatttgaatttttaacaccaaattaggtcaaattggggtttaaaattccaaaaatatatatatttggtaaaaaatattttt includes these proteins:
- the LOC122051970 gene encoding classical arabinogalactan protein 9-like — protein: MLGEVIMHFIQLLACPHRPRSAVPRSPFITKRPVLSALILTPLVEEKRHGERKKKRSTQSMASPKPVLLAAIALALLATCIAQSPAASPTASPPTPTATPPPASSPPPAATPPPATPPPVATPPPVATPPPVATPPPVATPPPATPPPMATPPPATPPTAAPPPSLLPPSNSPAPATAPPTPSPSASPGTSPPSPSSSPSPTAPASVPSPSTSPSDNGNSGVVHDVSIGLVALFGAVALLL